The Neomonachus schauinslandi unplaced genomic scaffold, ASM220157v2 HiC_scaffold_200, whole genome shotgun sequence sequence GGAGGGCTCTTTCCACCTGACCACCTTGTTCTTGCCCTTGTCCTGCTCCTCACCCAGACCTGGCACCAGCAGGTCTGGGCCCTGCCTTCTTGCTGCGCAGCTTCAGGCACAGAACAAggcccctggggcgggggggaaacAGAACTGCCTAGGAGGGGACTGGGCCCTTCTAACAAGCCTCCCCTCTCAGCACCTGTCCCAGGCCGGCCCTGGCCTTCCGGTCAGGCGGGAGGGAGGCCTGCTCTGCCGTCCCCGCTGCCCCTCAACGTGGGTGACCGTGGGCACTGGGCTGCTTCAGCTAGCGGGGCCCTTGGCCCTAATGAAAAATAGAGCGAcgtacaaaaatatatacattttaacccCATATAAATTACTGACGATAGACACACATATGGCAGCGGAAGGGGAGTGCACTCAGCAGGGGCATAGGAGAGGTAATAACTTAGTGGGGAAGACCACGGGAGGGGCAGGTTCCCTCCCCGAAGCCTGGATCCTTAGCAAAGGGGAGATGTCTGCCCAGGAGGTGGGGCCGGGCACAGCCCGCTGTACCTGAGGACTCCGGTAATAAATTAGCATCTCAGAGGCTGGGCACTTGGCCCAATACTGCTGTGTCCTCCcatggggagctggggaggggaccCTGGGTCCTGGCTGCCCACATGGCCTCTTTAAAGTGCTGAGAGCCCCCCCAGAGAGAGCGGCTGCCTCCTCCCAGGGGGACCTTCGTGCAGCTCTCCTGCCTGGCCCGAGACCTTGAGGGCGGCAGAAGTTAATACTGAGCGGTGGTGTCTGCTCCGGCTCCTTCAAGAAGCCGGAGTGAAGCCACAGACCCACCCCAGGGAAGGGCTATGAACCCAGGGCCCAGGGGTTAAGTGCTGCTGGGGTGGACCTTGTTCTTAGCCCGCAGGGAAGCCCTGCTGGGGCCAGTAGCCAGGCCCATGCCTCGGCTGGCCCGGGCAAGAcggctgggcagggctggccgCAGGTCTGAGGAGGGGctgcggggaggggaggctgggggaccAGTGCTCCTGTGGCCCTGCAGGCTCTGCAGCCTTTGCTCCAGCTGGTAGACGTCCTCTGTGGCCTGGTTCAGTCGGTCGAACTGGGTAAGGAGGGCCTCGAACACAGCTTGGAGCCGCGAGGGCTCGGGCTCCCCCCGTGGGCCCAGCCGGCCCAGGCCCCCACTCAGCGTGTCCAGCTggctggaggaggtggagggccGTGAGGTGTCAGAGCCCCCGCTGGGGGGCGGTGCATCTGGGGAAGACTTGGAGCCCCTGGAGGAGCGGGAAGGCAGCGGCTCCATCCCTTCGAAGCGGACTTTGTGGCGGAACTGGGGGCGGCACAGGGGCTCGGTCAGTCCGGCTGCACCCTGGGCTCACCTGGGCCCAGGGTGcgtccctctcccccccactggGCCGTACCCACCTCCTTAACCTTGCTGAAGCCCATCCAGAGGCGCAGCCTGCGTAAGAAGAGCTCGACCATCTCATAGTCCTGTGGCTCCCAGGCTGGTCGGTAGAGCTCCCCACGCAGAGCATGGTACCGCCACCGCAGAAGGACTGCTCCCAGCCTCAGGGCCCCCCACAGCCGCAGGGCCCAGAGCCCCGTGCACAGCAGCGGGGACAGGCGCCAGGATTCAGTAGGGCACAGGGCAGGAGCCCCGGACCCAGGGCACAGCACCAAGAGGGCCTGGGCCGCACTCCGAAACGAATTCACGCAGGACGACACCAGCTGCACGGGAAGGGGGCGCGGGTGAGGGGCGCCTCCCGGGCTACACCACCCTCCCCCGCCGGCCTCACCGTCACCTACCAGAACGGCCAGCTGGGTGTAGGCCACGGCGAGCGCCACCAGGCCCACGGTGGCCCCCACCAGCTCCGGCAGGGCCCGGCATAGCGTCTTGCCGAAAACCGACCACTGGCGCACGAAGCGCAGCTGCTGTGCGGCCTGCGGGCAAGTGGGGTCAGCTGACCGAACCCCGCCAGCCCggcccaggcccagccagccCCCGCCGGCCCAGCCCTCACCTTGAccagaagcaggaagagcagcGAGGCGGCCAGGCCGCGAGCTGCGGCGCTCAGCTGCGCCACCTGCTCGAAGCTGGTGAAGCGGCGTGGGCGGCGGCGCACGAAGCGGGTCCACTGGCGGTCGGCGGCAACCAGCTGGGCCAGGCGCACGAGCGCCGCGGCCGCGGTCAGTGCCACCAGCAGCCACCGTGCCCAGGCCCCAGGCTGCACCGCGCGTGTACGCCCTTCCCTGTGCCACACGCGCACCTCGGCCACCGAGAAGTACAGCGCGAACAGCAGCAGGCTCACCTGCGGGGGCGGGGCCAAGACTGGCTGGGGCGGGGCGAGGGCGGTGGGCGGGGCCGGCGCcgggaggagggggtgaggg is a genomic window containing:
- the LOC123323686 gene encoding polycystin-1-like yields the protein MLRSLLVYMLFLLVTLLANHGDASCHNHAYRLQSAIKQELGSQAFLAITRSEEFWPWMSHVLLPYIHGNRSSPELGPPRLRQVRLQEALCPDPPGSGLPTCSAASGTFSTGDYGIGWGSAAHNGSETWAYSAPDLLGVWSWGYCAVYDSGGYVQELGLSLEESRAQLGFLQLHNWIDNRSRAVFVELTRYSPAVGLHAAVTLRLEFPAAGHAVTALSVRPFPLQRLSAGLSLPLLTSVSLLLFALYFSVAEVRVWHREGRTRAVQPGAWARWLLVALTAAAALVRLAQLVAADRQWTRFVRRRPRRFTSFEQVAQLSAAARGLAASLLFLLLVKAAQQLRFVRQWSVFGKTLCRALPELVGATVGLVALAVAYTQLAVLLVSSCVNSFRSAAQALLVLCPGSGAPALCPTESWRLSPLLCTGLWALRLWGALRLGAVLLRWRYHALRGELYRPAWEPQDYEMVELFLRRLRLWMGFSKVKEFRHKVRFEGMEPLPSRSSRGSKSSPDAPPPSGGSDTSRPSTSSSQLDTLSGGLGRLGPRGEPEPSRLQAVFEALLTQFDRLNQATEDVYQLEQRLQSLQGHRSTGPPASPPRSPSSDLRPALPSRLARASRGMGLATGPSRASLRAKNKVHPSST